In the genome of Oscarella lobularis chromosome 1, ooOscLobu1.1, whole genome shotgun sequence, one region contains:
- the LOC136199797 gene encoding caldesmon-like isoform X3, with amino-acid sequence MALVADGTLNCKIAHTVTKTGSCGGFVVRTLTSSAANFNTAVNGVFSGTLRLGRPEVRTVEVRSRLFEGLHFVWKLRIGRQGDLEGYLGSVNKGKALVETKETLLPSYPDAMFDSLILPHAKAIPVRAVDGRSFSPLKNRLATRKIDSNLVEYSSRSRDLAWRRERVAMVKKRSSKHKTAQDEMPGDDATSKSPSPEPDKGAHATSSPPVAEATRGERKKSWFKRLFPGKSQKQKEREAMRRSRSEPTAVKLVTSDNSSTDREMSPTPALGTLPETDDSPVDDPVARMTPYRSSPSLMPTFRKRPVTVHVADDVWAQVKAKQEALFSDGSFLKVDAGAAISSRTPPVHRHSYEEETRTKAEKFDVTDEEWQKVKAAQERMFSKVDDSALVEKEISTMKQRESRSPSVELTEVLTIAKSEETLSPVAVVSSAAQVRAALARKEEEEKMKQKLAAETLAKRQSYVKEAEDKLNKEKIKGKEEEEEEKLEEHEFFTDCAKEGNDDDDDDDDEDDDVGDDGVEQKVDEQDVQNIEEHEFFAAEVEVQDRVEKRDEIASKKEEDEEKTPSKFNELVRQQSLKLRESRQSRMKKRHTIASPGFLEGEEGLWDEIQSKHVSLFSDPASLETRERLDDKEVDQTEMDEILSDVKVRKSGVVVGRRKSDTPRFSVLPSAEETAEVSPAPIKEKSKTKIYSEYTADLTAIPQLQPSLGLSAGHMKRNVSRKHKRRPPSIRLSSPPSHESGNPLFASPERAVAEEQETDQSIPVSLTKQEAPRESPKEKELPQQSSWQLDGISITSSNLFQWDHYSEVSRWFNLCSCSDRNSTSYLIDCCSD; translated from the exons ATGGCACTCGTGGCGGATGGCACTTTGAACTGCAAAATAGCACACACCGTTACTAAAACTGGTTCTTGCGGTGGCTTCGTGGTGCGTACGCTTACCTCTTCTGCAGCAAATTTTAATACGGCTGTAAACGGCGTGTTTTCAGGCACGCTGAGGCTGGGAAGACCGGAGGTACGTACAGTGGAAGTGAGATCGCGCCTATTCGAAGGCTTACACTTTGTATGGAAGCTTCGGATCGGACGTCAAGGTGATCTTGAAGGATACCTTGGATCTGTGAATAAGGGAAAAGCTCTAGTTGAGACGAAAGAGACTCTCTTGCCATCTTACCCAGACGCCATGTTTGATTCGTTGATTTTACCGCACGCTAAAGCAATTCCCGTTCGGGCCGTCGACGGACGGTCTTTTTCTCCGCTGAAGAACCGCCTAGCTACACGAAAAATCGATTCCAACCTCGTCGAATACAGTTCTCGAAGTCGAGATCTCGCTTGGAGGCGCGAAAGAGTAGCGATGGTCAAGAAGCGATCGTCGAAGCACAAAACCGCTCAAG ACGAAATGCCGGGGGATGACGCGACGAGCAAGTCGCCGTCTCCCGAACCGGACAAGGGCGCTCACGCgacctcgtcgccgccggttGCCGAGGCGACGAGAGGCGAACGGAAGAAGAGCTGGTTCAAGAGACTTTTCCCCGGAAAGAGTCAgaagcaaaaggaaagggaaGCGATGAGGCGATCGCGTTCGGAGCCGACGGCAGTGAAATTGGTGACCAGTGACAACAGCTCGACCGATCGGGAGATGTCGCCGACGCCCGCTTTGGGAACTTTGCCTGAGACGGACGACTCTCCTGTGGACGATC CTGTTGCTAGAATGACTCCGTATAGATCTTCCCCTTCTTTGATGCCGACGTTTCGGAAGCGACCTGTGACCGTGCACGTTGCT GATGATGTGTGGGCTCAGGTGAAGGCCAAACAGGAGGCCTTGTTTAGCGATGGGAGCTTTCTGAAGGTTGATGCTGGCGCTGCGATTTCATCAAGA ACTCCTCCTGTTCACAGGCACAGCTATGAGGAAGAAACTCGTACAAAAGCGGAG AAATTCGATGTTACAGACGAAGAATGGCAAAAGGTTAAGGCAGCTCAGGAGAGAATGTTTTCTAAAGTGGACGACAGTGCATTGgttgagaaagaaatttccACTATGAAGCAAAGGGAATCGAGATCTCCTTCCGTGGAACTAACAGAAGTTCTGACGATAGCCAAGTCCGAAGAGACATTGTCTCCCGTTGCCGTCGTATCAAGCGCGGCACAAGTCCGGGCTGCTTTggctagaaaagaagaagaggagaaaatgaagcaGAAGTTGGCAGCTGAGACTTTGGCGAAGAGACAAAGCTATGTAAAGGAGGCAGAAGACAAGctcaacaaagaaaaaatcaaaggaaaagaggaggaggaggaagagaaattaGAAGAGCACGAATTCTTTACAGACTGCGCAAAGGAGGGtaacgacgatgacgatgacgacgatgatgaagatgacgacgttggtgacgacggcgtcgaacaAAAGGTCGACGAACAAGACGTTCAAAACATCGAAGAGCACGAattcttcgccgccgaagtTGAAGTTCAAGATAGAGTCGAGaagcgcgacgaaatcgcgtcaaagaaagaggaggatgAAGAGAAGACTCCGAGCAAGTTCAATGAACTCGTTCGGCAGCAATCTCTG AAACTACGAGAGTCTAGACAATCAAGAATGAAGAAACGACACACCATTGCCTCACCGGGTTTTCTT GAAGGAGAAGAGGGTCTTTGGGACGAGATACAATCGAAGCACGTCTCGCTATTCAGCGATCCGGCGTCTTTGGAGACGCGCGAGCGATTGGACGACAAAGAAGTCGACCAAACCGAAATGGATGAAATTTTGTCGGACGTCAAAGTTCGCAAATCAGGCGTCGTAGTTGGCAGAAGAAAGAGCGACACGCCGCGATTTTCGGTGTTGCCGTCAGCTGAGGAAACCGCAGAAGTGTCGCCGGCACCGATCAAGGAGAAgagcaaaacgaaaatttattcagaatatACAGCAG ATTTGACGGCTATTCCTCAGCTGCAGCCTAGTCTTGGACTCTCCGCTGGCCATATGAAACGAAACGTATCGCGAAAGCACAAGAGACGACCCCCATCGATCCGACTTTCCTCTCCGCCGTCGCATGAAAGTGGAAACCCGCTGTTTGCTAGTCCAGAAAGAGCGGTTGCTGAGGAACAAGAGACC GACCAGTCCATACCAGTGAGTCTCACGAAGCAAGAAGCACCTAGAGAGAGtcctaaagaaaaggagCTACCACAGCAATCCAGTTG GCAGTTAGACGGGATTTCTATTACCAGTAGTAATCTCTTTCAGTGGGACCATTATTCAGAGGTTTCACGGTGGTTCAATCTCTGTTCTTGTAGTGATAGGAATTCTACAAGTTATCTAATTGACTGCTGTTCTGATTGa
- the LOC136199797 gene encoding uncharacterized protein DDB_G0286299-like isoform X2: MALVADGTLNCKIAHTVTKTGSCGGFVVRTLTSSAANFNTAVNGVFSGTLRLGRPELRIGRQGDLEGYLGSVNKGKALVETKETLLPSYPDAMFDSLILPHAKAIPVRAVDGRSFSPLKNRLATRKIDSNLVEYSSRSRDLAWRRERVAMVKKRSSKHKTAQDEMPGDDATSKSPSPEPDKGAHATSSPPVAEATRGERKKSWFKRLFPGKSQKQKEREAMRRSRSEPTAVKLVTSDNSSTDREMSPTPALGTLPETDDSPVDDPVARMTPYRSSPSLMPTFRKRPVTVHVADDVWAQVKAKQEALFSDGSFLKVDAGAAISSRTPPVHRHSYEEETRTKAEKFDVTDEEWQKVKAAQERMFSKVDDSALVEKEISTMKQRESRSPSVELTEVLTIAKSEETLSPVAVVSSAAQVRAALARKEEEEKMKQKLAAETLAKRQSYVKEAEDKLNKEKIKGKEEEEEEKLEEHEFFTDCAKEGNDDDDDDDDEDDDVGDDGVEQKVDEQDVQNIEEHEFFAAEVEVQDRVEKRDEIASKKEEDEEKTPSKFNELVRQQSLKLRESRQSRMKKRHTIASPGFLEGEEGLWDEIQSKHVSLFSDPASLETRERLDDKEVDQTEMDEILSDVKVRKSGVVVGRRKSDTPRFSVLPSAEETAEVSPAPIKEKSKTKIYSEYTADLTAIPQLQPSLGLSAGHMKRNVSRKHKRRPPSIRLSSPPSHESGNPLFASPERAVAEEQETDQSIPVSLTKQEAPRESPKEKELPQQSSWLQELQKRQSIKSEGIGSSATLPYKKKTSQPIIGSTAALVAMAAKKRTSKESLVSFNERAESQAKPKPKAMVIHEKSGSNSKEVSAPEWIKMAQKINERRVVQKVE; encoded by the exons ATGGCACTCGTGGCGGATGGCACTTTGAACTGCAAAATAGCACACACCGTTACTAAAACTGGTTCTTGCGGTGGCTTCGTGGTGCGTACGCTTACCTCTTCTGCAGCAAATTTTAATACGGCTGTAAACGGCGTGTTTTCAGGCACGCTGAGGCTGGGAAGACCGGAG CTTCGGATCGGACGTCAAGGTGATCTTGAAGGATACCTTGGATCTGTGAATAAGGGAAAAGCTCTAGTTGAGACGAAAGAGACTCTCTTGCCATCTTACCCAGACGCCATGTTTGATTCGTTGATTTTACCGCACGCTAAAGCAATTCCCGTTCGGGCCGTCGACGGACGGTCTTTTTCTCCGCTGAAGAACCGCCTAGCTACACGAAAAATCGATTCCAACCTCGTCGAATACAGTTCTCGAAGTCGAGATCTCGCTTGGAGGCGCGAAAGAGTAGCGATGGTCAAGAAGCGATCGTCGAAGCACAAAACCGCTCAAG ACGAAATGCCGGGGGATGACGCGACGAGCAAGTCGCCGTCTCCCGAACCGGACAAGGGCGCTCACGCgacctcgtcgccgccggttGCCGAGGCGACGAGAGGCGAACGGAAGAAGAGCTGGTTCAAGAGACTTTTCCCCGGAAAGAGTCAgaagcaaaaggaaagggaaGCGATGAGGCGATCGCGTTCGGAGCCGACGGCAGTGAAATTGGTGACCAGTGACAACAGCTCGACCGATCGGGAGATGTCGCCGACGCCCGCTTTGGGAACTTTGCCTGAGACGGACGACTCTCCTGTGGACGATC CTGTTGCTAGAATGACTCCGTATAGATCTTCCCCTTCTTTGATGCCGACGTTTCGGAAGCGACCTGTGACCGTGCACGTTGCT GATGATGTGTGGGCTCAGGTGAAGGCCAAACAGGAGGCCTTGTTTAGCGATGGGAGCTTTCTGAAGGTTGATGCTGGCGCTGCGATTTCATCAAGA ACTCCTCCTGTTCACAGGCACAGCTATGAGGAAGAAACTCGTACAAAAGCGGAG AAATTCGATGTTACAGACGAAGAATGGCAAAAGGTTAAGGCAGCTCAGGAGAGAATGTTTTCTAAAGTGGACGACAGTGCATTGgttgagaaagaaatttccACTATGAAGCAAAGGGAATCGAGATCTCCTTCCGTGGAACTAACAGAAGTTCTGACGATAGCCAAGTCCGAAGAGACATTGTCTCCCGTTGCCGTCGTATCAAGCGCGGCACAAGTCCGGGCTGCTTTggctagaaaagaagaagaggagaaaatgaagcaGAAGTTGGCAGCTGAGACTTTGGCGAAGAGACAAAGCTATGTAAAGGAGGCAGAAGACAAGctcaacaaagaaaaaatcaaaggaaaagaggaggaggaggaagagaaattaGAAGAGCACGAATTCTTTACAGACTGCGCAAAGGAGGGtaacgacgatgacgatgacgacgatgatgaagatgacgacgttggtgacgacggcgtcgaacaAAAGGTCGACGAACAAGACGTTCAAAACATCGAAGAGCACGAattcttcgccgccgaagtTGAAGTTCAAGATAGAGTCGAGaagcgcgacgaaatcgcgtcaaagaaagaggaggatgAAGAGAAGACTCCGAGCAAGTTCAATGAACTCGTTCGGCAGCAATCTCTG AAACTACGAGAGTCTAGACAATCAAGAATGAAGAAACGACACACCATTGCCTCACCGGGTTTTCTT GAAGGAGAAGAGGGTCTTTGGGACGAGATACAATCGAAGCACGTCTCGCTATTCAGCGATCCGGCGTCTTTGGAGACGCGCGAGCGATTGGACGACAAAGAAGTCGACCAAACCGAAATGGATGAAATTTTGTCGGACGTCAAAGTTCGCAAATCAGGCGTCGTAGTTGGCAGAAGAAAGAGCGACACGCCGCGATTTTCGGTGTTGCCGTCAGCTGAGGAAACCGCAGAAGTGTCGCCGGCACCGATCAAGGAGAAgagcaaaacgaaaatttattcagaatatACAGCAG ATTTGACGGCTATTCCTCAGCTGCAGCCTAGTCTTGGACTCTCCGCTGGCCATATGAAACGAAACGTATCGCGAAAGCACAAGAGACGACCCCCATCGATCCGACTTTCCTCTCCGCCGTCGCATGAAAGTGGAAACCCGCTGTTTGCTAGTCCAGAAAGAGCGGTTGCTGAGGAACAAGAGACC GACCAGTCCATACCAGTGAGTCTCACGAAGCAAGAAGCACCTAGAGAGAGtcctaaagaaaaggagCTACCACAGCAATCCAGTTG gctgCAGGAGCTGCAGAAGAGACAATCTATCAAGTCTGAGGGCATAGGCAGCAGTGCTACTCTTCCTTATAAGAAGAAAACCAGTCAGCCCATCATTGGTTCTACAGCAGCTTTAGTAGCGAtggctgcaaagaaaaggacAAGCAAGGAGAGTCTTGTATCATTCAACGAACGCGCCGAGTCACAGGCTAAACCCAAACCAAAAGCTATGGTCATTCACGAGAAATCCGGTAGCAACAGCAAGGAAGTGTCAGCGCCAGAGTGGATAAAAATGGCTcagaaaatcaatgaaaGG AGAGTAGTTCAAAAAGTCGAGTAG
- the LOC136199797 gene encoding caldesmon-like isoform X1, translating to MALVADGTLNCKIAHTVTKTGSCGGFVVRTLTSSAANFNTAVNGVFSGTLRLGRPEVRTVEVRSRLFEGLHFVWKLRIGRQGDLEGYLGSVNKGKALVETKETLLPSYPDAMFDSLILPHAKAIPVRAVDGRSFSPLKNRLATRKIDSNLVEYSSRSRDLAWRRERVAMVKKRSSKHKTAQDEMPGDDATSKSPSPEPDKGAHATSSPPVAEATRGERKKSWFKRLFPGKSQKQKEREAMRRSRSEPTAVKLVTSDNSSTDREMSPTPALGTLPETDDSPVDDPVARMTPYRSSPSLMPTFRKRPVTVHVADDVWAQVKAKQEALFSDGSFLKVDAGAAISSRTPPVHRHSYEEETRTKAEKFDVTDEEWQKVKAAQERMFSKVDDSALVEKEISTMKQRESRSPSVELTEVLTIAKSEETLSPVAVVSSAAQVRAALARKEEEEKMKQKLAAETLAKRQSYVKEAEDKLNKEKIKGKEEEEEEKLEEHEFFTDCAKEGNDDDDDDDDEDDDVGDDGVEQKVDEQDVQNIEEHEFFAAEVEVQDRVEKRDEIASKKEEDEEKTPSKFNELVRQQSLKLRESRQSRMKKRHTIASPGFLEGEEGLWDEIQSKHVSLFSDPASLETRERLDDKEVDQTEMDEILSDVKVRKSGVVVGRRKSDTPRFSVLPSAEETAEVSPAPIKEKSKTKIYSEYTADLTAIPQLQPSLGLSAGHMKRNVSRKHKRRPPSIRLSSPPSHESGNPLFASPERAVAEEQETDQSIPVSLTKQEAPRESPKEKELPQQSSWLQELQKRQSIKSEGIGSSATLPYKKKTSQPIIGSTAALVAMAAKKRTSKESLVSFNERAESQAKPKPKAMVIHEKSGSNSKEVSAPEWIKMAQKINERRVVQKVE from the exons ATGGCACTCGTGGCGGATGGCACTTTGAACTGCAAAATAGCACACACCGTTACTAAAACTGGTTCTTGCGGTGGCTTCGTGGTGCGTACGCTTACCTCTTCTGCAGCAAATTTTAATACGGCTGTAAACGGCGTGTTTTCAGGCACGCTGAGGCTGGGAAGACCGGAGGTACGTACAGTGGAAGTGAGATCGCGCCTATTCGAAGGCTTACACTTTGTATGGAAGCTTCGGATCGGACGTCAAGGTGATCTTGAAGGATACCTTGGATCTGTGAATAAGGGAAAAGCTCTAGTTGAGACGAAAGAGACTCTCTTGCCATCTTACCCAGACGCCATGTTTGATTCGTTGATTTTACCGCACGCTAAAGCAATTCCCGTTCGGGCCGTCGACGGACGGTCTTTTTCTCCGCTGAAGAACCGCCTAGCTACACGAAAAATCGATTCCAACCTCGTCGAATACAGTTCTCGAAGTCGAGATCTCGCTTGGAGGCGCGAAAGAGTAGCGATGGTCAAGAAGCGATCGTCGAAGCACAAAACCGCTCAAG ACGAAATGCCGGGGGATGACGCGACGAGCAAGTCGCCGTCTCCCGAACCGGACAAGGGCGCTCACGCgacctcgtcgccgccggttGCCGAGGCGACGAGAGGCGAACGGAAGAAGAGCTGGTTCAAGAGACTTTTCCCCGGAAAGAGTCAgaagcaaaaggaaagggaaGCGATGAGGCGATCGCGTTCGGAGCCGACGGCAGTGAAATTGGTGACCAGTGACAACAGCTCGACCGATCGGGAGATGTCGCCGACGCCCGCTTTGGGAACTTTGCCTGAGACGGACGACTCTCCTGTGGACGATC CTGTTGCTAGAATGACTCCGTATAGATCTTCCCCTTCTTTGATGCCGACGTTTCGGAAGCGACCTGTGACCGTGCACGTTGCT GATGATGTGTGGGCTCAGGTGAAGGCCAAACAGGAGGCCTTGTTTAGCGATGGGAGCTTTCTGAAGGTTGATGCTGGCGCTGCGATTTCATCAAGA ACTCCTCCTGTTCACAGGCACAGCTATGAGGAAGAAACTCGTACAAAAGCGGAG AAATTCGATGTTACAGACGAAGAATGGCAAAAGGTTAAGGCAGCTCAGGAGAGAATGTTTTCTAAAGTGGACGACAGTGCATTGgttgagaaagaaatttccACTATGAAGCAAAGGGAATCGAGATCTCCTTCCGTGGAACTAACAGAAGTTCTGACGATAGCCAAGTCCGAAGAGACATTGTCTCCCGTTGCCGTCGTATCAAGCGCGGCACAAGTCCGGGCTGCTTTggctagaaaagaagaagaggagaaaatgaagcaGAAGTTGGCAGCTGAGACTTTGGCGAAGAGACAAAGCTATGTAAAGGAGGCAGAAGACAAGctcaacaaagaaaaaatcaaaggaaaagaggaggaggaggaagagaaattaGAAGAGCACGAATTCTTTACAGACTGCGCAAAGGAGGGtaacgacgatgacgatgacgacgatgatgaagatgacgacgttggtgacgacggcgtcgaacaAAAGGTCGACGAACAAGACGTTCAAAACATCGAAGAGCACGAattcttcgccgccgaagtTGAAGTTCAAGATAGAGTCGAGaagcgcgacgaaatcgcgtcaaagaaagaggaggatgAAGAGAAGACTCCGAGCAAGTTCAATGAACTCGTTCGGCAGCAATCTCTG AAACTACGAGAGTCTAGACAATCAAGAATGAAGAAACGACACACCATTGCCTCACCGGGTTTTCTT GAAGGAGAAGAGGGTCTTTGGGACGAGATACAATCGAAGCACGTCTCGCTATTCAGCGATCCGGCGTCTTTGGAGACGCGCGAGCGATTGGACGACAAAGAAGTCGACCAAACCGAAATGGATGAAATTTTGTCGGACGTCAAAGTTCGCAAATCAGGCGTCGTAGTTGGCAGAAGAAAGAGCGACACGCCGCGATTTTCGGTGTTGCCGTCAGCTGAGGAAACCGCAGAAGTGTCGCCGGCACCGATCAAGGAGAAgagcaaaacgaaaatttattcagaatatACAGCAG ATTTGACGGCTATTCCTCAGCTGCAGCCTAGTCTTGGACTCTCCGCTGGCCATATGAAACGAAACGTATCGCGAAAGCACAAGAGACGACCCCCATCGATCCGACTTTCCTCTCCGCCGTCGCATGAAAGTGGAAACCCGCTGTTTGCTAGTCCAGAAAGAGCGGTTGCTGAGGAACAAGAGACC GACCAGTCCATACCAGTGAGTCTCACGAAGCAAGAAGCACCTAGAGAGAGtcctaaagaaaaggagCTACCACAGCAATCCAGTTG gctgCAGGAGCTGCAGAAGAGACAATCTATCAAGTCTGAGGGCATAGGCAGCAGTGCTACTCTTCCTTATAAGAAGAAAACCAGTCAGCCCATCATTGGTTCTACAGCAGCTTTAGTAGCGAtggctgcaaagaaaaggacAAGCAAGGAGAGTCTTGTATCATTCAACGAACGCGCCGAGTCACAGGCTAAACCCAAACCAAAAGCTATGGTCATTCACGAGAAATCCGGTAGCAACAGCAAGGAAGTGTCAGCGCCAGAGTGGATAAAAATGGCTcagaaaatcaatgaaaGG AGAGTAGTTCAAAAAGTCGAGTAG
- the LOC136199797 gene encoding uncharacterized protein DDB_G0286299-like isoform X4, translating to MFDSLILPHAKAIPVRAVDGRSFSPLKNRLATRKIDSNLVEYSSRSRDLAWRRERVAMVKKRSSKHKTAQDEMPGDDATSKSPSPEPDKGAHATSSPPVAEATRGERKKSWFKRLFPGKSQKQKEREAMRRSRSEPTAVKLVTSDNSSTDREMSPTPALGTLPETDDSPVDDPVARMTPYRSSPSLMPTFRKRPVTVHVADDVWAQVKAKQEALFSDGSFLKVDAGAAISSRTPPVHRHSYEEETRTKAEKFDVTDEEWQKVKAAQERMFSKVDDSALVEKEISTMKQRESRSPSVELTEVLTIAKSEETLSPVAVVSSAAQVRAALARKEEEEKMKQKLAAETLAKRQSYVKEAEDKLNKEKIKGKEEEEEEKLEEHEFFTDCAKEGNDDDDDDDDEDDDVGDDGVEQKVDEQDVQNIEEHEFFAAEVEVQDRVEKRDEIASKKEEDEEKTPSKFNELVRQQSLKLRESRQSRMKKRHTIASPGFLEGEEGLWDEIQSKHVSLFSDPASLETRERLDDKEVDQTEMDEILSDVKVRKSGVVVGRRKSDTPRFSVLPSAEETAEVSPAPIKEKSKTKIYSEYTADLTAIPQLQPSLGLSAGHMKRNVSRKHKRRPPSIRLSSPPSHESGNPLFASPERAVAEEQETDQSIPVSLTKQEAPRESPKEKELPQQSSWLQELQKRQSIKSEGIGSSATLPYKKKTSQPIIGSTAALVAMAAKKRTSKESLVSFNERAESQAKPKPKAMVIHEKSGSNSKEVSAPEWIKMAQKINERRVVQKVE from the exons ATGTTTGATTCGTTGATTTTACCGCACGCTAAAGCAATTCCCGTTCGGGCCGTCGACGGACGGTCTTTTTCTCCGCTGAAGAACCGCCTAGCTACACGAAAAATCGATTCCAACCTCGTCGAATACAGTTCTCGAAGTCGAGATCTCGCTTGGAGGCGCGAAAGAGTAGCGATGGTCAAGAAGCGATCGTCGAAGCACAAAACCGCTCAAG ACGAAATGCCGGGGGATGACGCGACGAGCAAGTCGCCGTCTCCCGAACCGGACAAGGGCGCTCACGCgacctcgtcgccgccggttGCCGAGGCGACGAGAGGCGAACGGAAGAAGAGCTGGTTCAAGAGACTTTTCCCCGGAAAGAGTCAgaagcaaaaggaaagggaaGCGATGAGGCGATCGCGTTCGGAGCCGACGGCAGTGAAATTGGTGACCAGTGACAACAGCTCGACCGATCGGGAGATGTCGCCGACGCCCGCTTTGGGAACTTTGCCTGAGACGGACGACTCTCCTGTGGACGATC CTGTTGCTAGAATGACTCCGTATAGATCTTCCCCTTCTTTGATGCCGACGTTTCGGAAGCGACCTGTGACCGTGCACGTTGCT GATGATGTGTGGGCTCAGGTGAAGGCCAAACAGGAGGCCTTGTTTAGCGATGGGAGCTTTCTGAAGGTTGATGCTGGCGCTGCGATTTCATCAAGA ACTCCTCCTGTTCACAGGCACAGCTATGAGGAAGAAACTCGTACAAAAGCGGAG AAATTCGATGTTACAGACGAAGAATGGCAAAAGGTTAAGGCAGCTCAGGAGAGAATGTTTTCTAAAGTGGACGACAGTGCATTGgttgagaaagaaatttccACTATGAAGCAAAGGGAATCGAGATCTCCTTCCGTGGAACTAACAGAAGTTCTGACGATAGCCAAGTCCGAAGAGACATTGTCTCCCGTTGCCGTCGTATCAAGCGCGGCACAAGTCCGGGCTGCTTTggctagaaaagaagaagaggagaaaatgaagcaGAAGTTGGCAGCTGAGACTTTGGCGAAGAGACAAAGCTATGTAAAGGAGGCAGAAGACAAGctcaacaaagaaaaaatcaaaggaaaagaggaggaggaggaagagaaattaGAAGAGCACGAATTCTTTACAGACTGCGCAAAGGAGGGtaacgacgatgacgatgacgacgatgatgaagatgacgacgttggtgacgacggcgtcgaacaAAAGGTCGACGAACAAGACGTTCAAAACATCGAAGAGCACGAattcttcgccgccgaagtTGAAGTTCAAGATAGAGTCGAGaagcgcgacgaaatcgcgtcaaagaaagaggaggatgAAGAGAAGACTCCGAGCAAGTTCAATGAACTCGTTCGGCAGCAATCTCTG AAACTACGAGAGTCTAGACAATCAAGAATGAAGAAACGACACACCATTGCCTCACCGGGTTTTCTT GAAGGAGAAGAGGGTCTTTGGGACGAGATACAATCGAAGCACGTCTCGCTATTCAGCGATCCGGCGTCTTTGGAGACGCGCGAGCGATTGGACGACAAAGAAGTCGACCAAACCGAAATGGATGAAATTTTGTCGGACGTCAAAGTTCGCAAATCAGGCGTCGTAGTTGGCAGAAGAAAGAGCGACACGCCGCGATTTTCGGTGTTGCCGTCAGCTGAGGAAACCGCAGAAGTGTCGCCGGCACCGATCAAGGAGAAgagcaaaacgaaaatttattcagaatatACAGCAG ATTTGACGGCTATTCCTCAGCTGCAGCCTAGTCTTGGACTCTCCGCTGGCCATATGAAACGAAACGTATCGCGAAAGCACAAGAGACGACCCCCATCGATCCGACTTTCCTCTCCGCCGTCGCATGAAAGTGGAAACCCGCTGTTTGCTAGTCCAGAAAGAGCGGTTGCTGAGGAACAAGAGACC GACCAGTCCATACCAGTGAGTCTCACGAAGCAAGAAGCACCTAGAGAGAGtcctaaagaaaaggagCTACCACAGCAATCCAGTTG gctgCAGGAGCTGCAGAAGAGACAATCTATCAAGTCTGAGGGCATAGGCAGCAGTGCTACTCTTCCTTATAAGAAGAAAACCAGTCAGCCCATCATTGGTTCTACAGCAGCTTTAGTAGCGAtggctgcaaagaaaaggacAAGCAAGGAGAGTCTTGTATCATTCAACGAACGCGCCGAGTCACAGGCTAAACCCAAACCAAAAGCTATGGTCATTCACGAGAAATCCGGTAGCAACAGCAAGGAAGTGTCAGCGCCAGAGTGGATAAAAATGGCTcagaaaatcaatgaaaGG AGAGTAGTTCAAAAAGTCGAGTAG